The following are from one region of the Paenibacillus sp. JZ16 genome:
- a CDS encoding stalk domain-containing protein encodes MNFKRISMITVLAAAQVSMAFPAAAESPDITAPALNSQSALQSPVEGQSQQSGEQQTDMQQAEETSATPKETPSDSVEGTISDPNAEPSAPNEQQEQEDTDSDPSDNEVSENEEGSPSGDKPEVSTSHVSANELVLLMNSNVMYHNGKKYKAGQPMAVKQGVSYVAIRAMVERAGLKLSYDNKTKETIILKDGNELRFTTGSSNYKVNGQVRPMKGPAYQSSNVFMVPLTAITQALDIPYRVNQPEKKVILDLSGMGSGNGNGQQPGGNNGGGSGSEVPNIPNLGPNDLILMMNSNKMYQNGKAYTAGQPMAVKNGVSYVAIRSLVDRVGLKLTYDGKTKETIIIRGNDELRFKTNSSVYTVNGVRKSMKGPAYQSNNTFMVPLTSITQALDISYRVDQPNKRVILSLSSKPVASFTVQPGEILAGQTTVTYKTNAYSPTGLAIVDEHWEGREEIFDEPGVHTVSYSVQDSSGEWSDPYILSIQVSAPNTPPVAMFETDKQEYKIGEKITYMNMSYDNDPGDELTYKWENNDQAFFTAGTHKVLLIVTDKHGATSSYEKIINVTSEVLYTRDQFNQLFTGIGDKYTFDGSAVPTWKLMPITRSSEPYLLIRSNSPETVYQEGIVYREVGNASTRFMIHHLNATGKNMKMYVVATNINTMTARLTTEYTGLGGPINIPTATGKAAVQRYLESMQSADAFKTISLAPGESRIILQDLSAQTLKNQQVLSMFADLYSDSPIRYDVIMIDEAKDPIQKLPYLKLHPSDGVHNRGTYPDSTRIIESYDLVGDTPTRLALGDKTNDPNLEGYDGINGSYQSNAGNFGVLYKIKLHRVAPNTLITLNPRGGKYMGAMMVNGNIIQTPNTSGGAVSAPNEAAVLYRTGNYEQTVEILFTAAPGSSLPINILLQPLPQLKN; translated from the coding sequence ATGAATTTCAAGAGAATCTCGATGATTACAGTCCTTGCCGCGGCACAGGTATCCATGGCATTTCCCGCGGCAGCTGAATCACCGGATATTACAGCTCCGGCGCTAAATAGCCAATCAGCGCTGCAGTCCCCGGTGGAAGGACAAAGCCAGCAGAGTGGAGAACAACAGACGGACATGCAGCAAGCGGAGGAAACATCGGCAACGCCAAAGGAAACACCTTCTGATTCAGTTGAAGGCACGATTAGCGATCCGAATGCCGAACCTTCTGCCCCAAATGAACAGCAGGAGCAGGAGGACACGGATAGCGATCCTTCCGATAATGAGGTATCAGAGAACGAAGAGGGCAGCCCATCCGGAGACAAGCCCGAAGTCAGCACTTCCCATGTTTCGGCTAACGAACTTGTGCTGCTGATGAACAGCAATGTGATGTACCATAACGGCAAGAAATACAAAGCGGGTCAGCCGATGGCTGTGAAGCAAGGGGTATCCTATGTCGCCATTCGCGCCATGGTTGAACGTGCAGGACTGAAGCTGTCTTACGATAACAAAACGAAGGAAACCATCATCCTTAAGGATGGCAATGAACTTCGGTTTACGACAGGAAGCAGCAATTATAAGGTCAACGGACAGGTACGCCCAATGAAAGGCCCTGCTTACCAGAGCAGCAATGTGTTTATGGTTCCGTTAACCGCGATCACGCAAGCCCTTGATATTCCATACCGGGTAAACCAGCCCGAGAAAAAGGTTATTCTTGATTTATCCGGTATGGGCAGCGGCAACGGTAACGGCCAACAGCCAGGCGGAAATAACGGCGGGGGATCTGGCAGCGAGGTTCCGAACATACCGAACCTGGGTCCGAATGACCTCATCCTGATGATGAACAGCAACAAGATGTATCAGAACGGGAAAGCTTATACGGCAGGTCAGCCAATGGCAGTCAAGAATGGCGTATCCTATGTTGCCATTCGCTCCCTCGTTGATCGTGTCGGCCTGAAGCTGACCTATGACGGAAAGACAAAGGAAACGATTATTATCCGCGGTAACGATGAGCTTCGTTTTAAGACGAACAGCAGCGTATACACCGTGAACGGGGTCAGAAAATCAATGAAGGGACCGGCTTATCAGTCCAACAATACATTCATGGTGCCGCTGACCAGCATTACGCAGGCGCTGGACATTAGTTATCGGGTGGACCAGCCGAACAAACGGGTTATCCTTAGCCTGAGCTCAAAGCCGGTAGCTTCCTTCACGGTGCAGCCTGGCGAGATTCTTGCCGGACAAACAACGGTTACGTATAAGACGAATGCCTATTCTCCGACGGGACTGGCTATTGTTGACGAGCATTGGGAAGGCCGGGAAGAGATTTTTGACGAACCCGGCGTGCATACGGTTTCCTACTCGGTACAGGATTCCAGCGGGGAGTGGAGCGACCCGTATATATTGAGCATTCAAGTATCCGCACCGAATACGCCCCCTGTTGCCATGTTCGAAACGGACAAACAGGAATATAAGATCGGTGAGAAAATAACGTACATGAATATGAGTTATGACAACGATCCTGGCGATGAGCTTACGTATAAGTGGGAAAACAACGATCAGGCCTTTTTTACGGCAGGAACGCATAAGGTGCTGCTCATTGTTACCGATAAACATGGAGCGACCAGCTCATACGAGAAGATCATCAACGTAACGAGTGAAGTGTTGTATACGCGCGATCAATTCAATCAATTATTTACGGGCATCGGCGACAAATACACCTTTGACGGATCAGCTGTGCCGACATGGAAACTGATGCCGATTACGAGAAGCTCCGAACCGTATCTGTTGATTCGCAGCAACTCTCCGGAAACCGTCTATCAAGAGGGGATTGTCTACCGTGAGGTCGGCAATGCCAGCACGCGATTCATGATTCACCACTTGAACGCTACCGGGAAGAATATGAAGATGTATGTCGTCGCTACCAACATCAACACGATGACGGCGCGTCTGACCACCGAGTATACCGGTTTGGGCGGTCCGATCAATATCCCGACAGCCACGGGTAAAGCGGCTGTCCAGCGTTACCTCGAGTCCATGCAGTCAGCGGATGCATTCAAGACGATCTCGCTCGCCCCTGGGGAAAGCCGGATCATTTTGCAAGACTTGAGCGCGCAAACCTTGAAGAATCAGCAGGTGCTCTCCATGTTTGCTGATCTCTATTCGGACTCGCCGATCCGTTATGATGTCATCATGATTGATGAAGCCAAGGATCCGATTCAAAAGCTGCCTTACCTGAAACTCCATCCGAGCGATGGCGTGCATAACCGGGGAACGTATCCGGACTCGACGCGGATCATTGAATCCTATGACTTGGTTGGCGACACGCCTACCCGTCTCGCGCTCGGCGACAAGACAAACGATCCGAATCTGGAAGGGTATGACGGCATTAACGGTTCATATCAATCCAATGCCGGGAACTTCGGTGTACTGTACAAAATCAAGCTGCACCGCGTAGCACCCAATACGCTGATCACGCTGAATCCGCGCGGAGGCAAGTACATGGGTGCGATGATGGTGAACGGAAATATCATTCAGACGCCGAATACAAGCGGAGGCGCTGTATCTGCGCCGAATGAAGCTGCCGTTCTCTATCGTACGGGGAATTACGAGCAGACCGTGGAAATCCTGTTTACGGCGGCACCGGGAAGCAGTCTGCCAATCAACATCCTGCTCCAGCCGCTTCCGCAATTAAAGAACTAA
- a CDS encoding Fur family transcriptional regulator gives MLTTEQIIDAMSEHGLRITDQRKTLAKLFGEHPGYLTAKDVYEYMGRKYSGLSFDTVYRNLRVLYELGVLEQVVFEEGIKFRGRCSEEHHHHHMICLQCQKTYPITFCPMQLTDAPDDFQVVQHKFEVFGYCRDCSKDSADNETSSASAGKRDSRA, from the coding sequence ATGCTTACGACGGAACAGATCATCGACGCCATGTCGGAACATGGGCTGCGCATTACTGATCAGCGCAAGACACTTGCCAAATTGTTTGGGGAACATCCTGGATATTTGACGGCCAAGGATGTGTACGAATATATGGGCCGGAAGTACAGCGGTTTGAGCTTCGATACGGTCTATCGGAATCTTCGGGTATTGTACGAGCTTGGCGTATTGGAGCAGGTTGTGTTCGAGGAAGGCATCAAGTTTCGAGGACGCTGCAGCGAAGAACATCACCATCATCACATGATCTGCCTGCAGTGCCAGAAGACGTACCCGATTACGTTTTGCCCGATGCAGCTGACCGATGCGCCGGATGATTTCCAGGTGGTTCAGCATAAATTCGAAGTGTTCGGCTACTGCCGGGACTGCAGCAAGGACAGTGCGGATAATGAAACTTCATCAGCCAGTGCAGGAAAGCGGGATAGCCGGGCATGA
- the yidD gene encoding membrane protein insertion efficiency factor YidD, which translates to MSTARRVVKVPIHFYRKFISPLKPATCRFYPTCSAYALEAIEVHGALKGSWLAAKRIARCHPFHPGGIDMVPPRKDKMSSSWTEK; encoded by the coding sequence ATGAGCACAGCGCGCAGGGTGGTGAAGGTGCCGATACACTTCTATCGGAAATTCATCTCTCCGTTGAAACCGGCGACTTGCCGATTCTATCCAACCTGCTCGGCCTATGCTCTTGAAGCGATTGAGGTGCACGGCGCGCTCAAGGGCTCCTGGCTGGCGGCCAAGCGAATAGCAAGATGCCATCCGTTTCATCCAGGCGGCATTGATATGGTTCCGCCGCGCAAGGATAAGATGTCGTCTTCATGGACAGAGAAATAG
- the metG gene encoding methionine--tRNA ligase, which translates to MADKKTFYITTPIYYPSDKLHIGHAYTTVAGDAMARYKRLRGYDVRYLTGTDEHGQKIERKAAEAGKTPQQFVDDIVAGIKDLWKKLDISNEDFIRTTEQRHTTVVQEVFERLLKQDDIYKGEYEGWYCTPCESFFLERQLVNGNCPDCGRPVELVKEESYFFRMSKYVDRLLQYYEENPDFIQPVSRKNEMINNFIKPGLEDLAVSRTTYEWGVKVKSDPKHVIYVWIDALLNYITALGYGTEDTSLYDKYWPADVHLMSKEIVRFHTIYWPIILMALDVPLPKKVFAHGWLLMKDGKMSKSKGNVVDPVTMIDRYGLDALRYYLLREVPFGADGTFTPESFVERVNSDLANDLGNLLNRTVAMVDKYFDGVVPAFSAGVTPFDAAIEEAAKSVYEKVETAMENMEFSVALTAISQFVSRSNKYIDETQPWTLAKDENKRNELASVMSHLVETLRVASILLQPFLTRTPKKMWDQLGLAEGEWTTWESGRQFGAIPAGTKLQKGEPIFPRLDTEQEVAYIAEAMTGGTKVTQEETSSPAADSPAESSAEPVELKEEIGIEDFAKVELRVAQVIAAEPVKKADKLLKLQLDLGFEQRQVVSGIAKFYTPEELVGRKVICVTNLKPVKLRGEMSQGMILAASHGDQLTLATVPDGMPNGAVVK; encoded by the coding sequence ATGGCAGACAAAAAGACGTTTTATATTACAACGCCAATCTATTATCCAAGTGATAAGCTGCATATCGGGCATGCTTATACTACGGTGGCCGGCGACGCGATGGCCCGCTACAAACGGCTTCGCGGATACGATGTCCGTTATTTGACGGGGACCGATGAGCACGGACAGAAGATTGAACGCAAAGCGGCGGAGGCTGGAAAAACCCCGCAGCAGTTCGTCGACGATATCGTGGCCGGCATCAAGGACCTGTGGAAGAAGCTGGACATATCGAACGAAGATTTCATTCGCACCACGGAGCAGCGCCACACCACGGTTGTACAGGAGGTATTTGAGCGTCTGCTGAAGCAGGATGACATCTACAAGGGCGAATACGAAGGCTGGTACTGTACGCCTTGTGAGTCTTTCTTCCTGGAACGTCAGCTTGTAAACGGCAACTGTCCGGACTGTGGACGACCTGTTGAGCTTGTGAAGGAAGAGAGCTACTTCTTCCGCATGAGCAAATATGTGGACCGCTTGCTCCAGTATTACGAGGAGAATCCGGATTTCATTCAGCCGGTATCCCGCAAGAATGAGATGATCAACAACTTCATTAAGCCGGGTCTTGAGGATCTGGCTGTGTCCCGTACGACCTATGAGTGGGGCGTGAAAGTGAAGAGCGATCCGAAACATGTGATCTATGTGTGGATTGACGCCCTTCTGAACTATATAACGGCACTCGGTTACGGTACAGAGGACACCAGCCTGTATGACAAATACTGGCCGGCCGACGTACACCTGATGAGTAAGGAGATCGTCCGTTTCCATACGATCTATTGGCCGATCATTCTGATGGCGCTTGATGTTCCGCTTCCGAAAAAGGTGTTTGCCCATGGCTGGCTGCTGATGAAGGACGGGAAAATGTCCAAGTCCAAGGGGAATGTGGTTGATCCGGTTACGATGATTGACCGGTATGGTCTTGATGCGCTTCGTTATTACCTGCTGCGTGAAGTTCCATTCGGAGCGGACGGCACCTTTACGCCGGAAAGCTTCGTGGAACGGGTGAACTCCGACCTGGCCAATGACTTGGGTAACTTGTTGAACCGTACCGTGGCCATGGTCGATAAATATTTTGACGGAGTCGTTCCGGCGTTCTCCGCCGGCGTAACGCCGTTTGATGCAGCGATCGAGGAAGCGGCTAAGTCGGTTTATGAGAAAGTCGAAACCGCTATGGAAAATATGGAATTTTCCGTTGCGCTGACGGCCATCAGTCAGTTTGTCAGCCGCAGCAACAAATATATTGATGAGACCCAGCCTTGGACACTGGCCAAAGACGAGAACAAACGGAATGAGCTGGCATCGGTCATGAGTCACTTGGTGGAGACGCTCCGCGTAGCATCAATCCTGCTTCAGCCGTTCCTGACCCGAACACCGAAGAAAATGTGGGATCAGCTTGGCCTGGCGGAAGGCGAATGGACGACTTGGGAGAGCGGACGCCAGTTCGGAGCTATACCGGCTGGAACGAAGCTTCAAAAAGGCGAGCCGATATTCCCTCGCCTGGATACAGAGCAGGAAGTGGCATACATTGCCGAGGCGATGACAGGCGGTACGAAGGTCACTCAGGAAGAGACTTCGAGCCCAGCAGCAGATTCGCCGGCCGAGAGCTCGGCGGAGCCTGTAGAGCTTAAAGAGGAAATCGGCATTGAGGATTTTGCCAAGGTCGAGCTGCGCGTAGCGCAGGTGATTGCAGCCGAGCCAGTGAAGAAAGCGGACAAGCTGCTTAAGCTGCAGCTTGACCTCGGATTCGAGCAGCGGCAAGTGGTATCCGGCATAGCGAAGTTTTACACGCCGGAGGAATTGGTTGGACGGAAAGTGATTTGCGTAACGAACCTGAAACCGGTGAAGCTTAGAGGCGAAATGTCGCAAGGCATGATTCTGGCCGCATCCCACGGCGATCAGCTGACGCTTGCAACCGTACCGGACGGCATGCCTAACGGCGCAGTTGTCAAATAA
- a CDS encoding metal ABC transporter solute-binding protein, Zn/Mn family → MNKRNRENKLTGWTWSVTSILLAVLILSGCGSKSGGSIVEGKVNVITTFYPIYEFTKEIGGDDANVVNLLPTGVEPHDWTPRSQDIVNTSKAQLFLYNGAGLEGWVPGFLKGLDKDTQVKPVEVSHGIQLIDAVGDDGHGHGEAAHEEEHDHSHEEGAEAEHDHSHEEGAEAEHDHSHEEGAEAEHDHSHEEGAEAEHDHSHEEGAEEDHAGHDHAEEPAETSTDTHHTDPHTWVSPKSALVMAENIKNSLVEVDPEHKDGYEQRFEALKEKLVKLDNDFTSELSKMPKKDIVVSHQAFGYLCRDYGLTQHAIMGLSPDAEPRAQDIVNLTKTVKEKEVKYIFFEELVSDKLAKTLANEAGVETLVLNPVEGLTKEQASGGENYFTLMEKNLQNLTKALQ, encoded by the coding sequence ATGAACAAGAGAAATAGAGAGAACAAACTTACCGGTTGGACCTGGAGTGTAACCTCTATCTTATTGGCGGTACTCATCCTGTCGGGATGCGGAAGTAAATCCGGCGGCAGCATTGTAGAGGGCAAGGTAAACGTCATTACGACCTTTTATCCAATATATGAATTTACGAAGGAGATTGGCGGGGATGACGCCAATGTCGTAAATCTTCTGCCAACGGGCGTGGAGCCGCATGATTGGACACCGCGCAGCCAGGATATCGTGAATACTTCCAAGGCCCAGCTGTTTCTCTATAACGGTGCCGGGCTGGAAGGCTGGGTACCAGGATTTTTGAAGGGACTTGATAAAGACACGCAAGTCAAGCCGGTTGAAGTCAGTCACGGCATCCAGCTGATTGATGCTGTGGGAGACGATGGTCATGGACACGGGGAAGCAGCCCACGAAGAGGAACATGATCACAGCCATGAAGAAGGTGCCGAAGCGGAGCACGATCACAGCCATGAAGAAGGTGCCGAAGCGGAGCACGATCACAGCCATGAAGAAGGTGCCGAAGCGGAGCACGATCACAGCCATGAAGAAGGTGCCGAAGCAGAGCACGACCACAGCCATGAGGAAGGCGCTGAAGAAGATCATGCTGGCCATGACCACGCAGAAGAGCCCGCCGAGACTAGCACCGACACACATCATACGGACCCGCATACATGGGTAAGCCCAAAATCCGCGCTGGTCATGGCTGAGAATATCAAGAACAGCCTTGTCGAGGTGGATCCTGAACATAAGGACGGTTACGAACAGCGCTTTGAAGCCTTGAAAGAGAAGCTGGTCAAACTGGATAACGATTTCACAAGCGAGTTGTCCAAAATGCCGAAAAAAGACATAGTCGTATCCCACCAGGCGTTCGGATATCTGTGCCGGGATTACGGTTTGACGCAGCATGCGATTATGGGGCTGTCGCCAGACGCGGAGCCCAGAGCGCAGGATATTGTGAACCTCACCAAGACGGTGAAAGAGAAGGAAGTTAAATATATTTTCTTCGAAGAGCTCGTATCGGATAAACTTGCCAAAACGCTGGCAAATGAAGCAGGCGTGGAAACCTTGGTATTGAATCCGGTGGAGGGACTGACTAAAGAGCAGGCGAGCGGCGGCGAGAATTATTTCACGCTGATGGAGAAAAATTTGCAAAATCTAACGAAGGCTTTACAATAA
- a CDS encoding metal ABC transporter ATP-binding protein has translation MEPAAQDCHQPIVQIKDVSFHYREQQVIKDLNFTIKERDFVGIVGSNGAGKTTLLRMIVGLLPAAEGSIELFGQPIRKFQDWERIGYVPQKNSFNPLFPATVREVVMSGLYNRKKMFRRLNRLDHQKCEDALEVMRIQDIADKRIGALSGGQQQRVFLARALINRPDLLILDEPTIGIDAETQAGFFELITHMHAHHHMTFLMVTHDLDMVKDYLGESPVSQNGKIQFFVRHSHEIENCAEVDLQHSLV, from the coding sequence ATGGAGCCGGCAGCACAGGATTGCCACCAACCTATTGTACAAATCAAGGATGTATCCTTTCATTACCGCGAGCAACAGGTGATCAAGGATCTCAATTTCACCATAAAAGAGCGGGACTTCGTAGGTATTGTCGGGTCGAATGGGGCAGGCAAAACGACGCTGCTCCGCATGATCGTTGGATTGCTGCCTGCCGCCGAAGGTTCTATCGAACTGTTCGGTCAGCCGATCCGTAAGTTTCAGGACTGGGAGCGAATCGGGTACGTTCCGCAGAAAAATTCGTTTAATCCGCTGTTCCCGGCCACTGTGCGTGAAGTTGTCATGTCCGGGCTATATAATCGGAAGAAAATGTTTCGCCGTTTGAACCGCCTGGACCACCAGAAATGTGAGGACGCGCTGGAAGTGATGCGCATTCAGGATATTGCCGATAAGCGGATCGGGGCTCTGTCAGGGGGACAGCAGCAGCGCGTGTTTCTCGCTCGGGCGCTCATCAATCGTCCGGATCTGCTCATACTGGACGAGCCTACGATCGGCATTGATGCCGAGACCCAGGCCGGATTCTTTGAACTGATTACCCATATGCATGCCCATCATCACATGACGTTTTTGATGGTCACCCATGATTTGGACATGGTCAAAGACTACCTGGGAGAATCGCCGGTATCGCAGAACGGGAAAATTCAGTTTTTTGTAAGGCATTCTCATGAAATCGAAAACTGCGCGGAAGTGGATTTGCAGCATTCGCTCGTATAA
- a CDS encoding metal ABC transporter permease — protein MLDILFSDFFQRALIGGILIGITAPLIGIFLVLRRLSMIGDTLSHVTIAGVALGFLIEVYPLAAGLVFAVLASFAIEKLRKAYKSYAELSIAIIMSGGVALASLFFTLGMGYNTDVMSYLFGSIYTLDSTDIYMVGGVTIVVIAVVVMFFKEFFLLSFEEDAASVSGLPVKWMNMIITVLTALVVSTAIKIVGALLVSALLVIPVAISLLLARSFRSSIVLSVIISEIAVIGGLMLAGVFNLAPGATIVLLLISLLIITLVGKKGFTT, from the coding sequence TTGCTTGATATTTTGTTTAGCGATTTTTTTCAGCGGGCGCTGATCGGAGGGATTCTGATCGGCATTACAGCCCCGCTTATCGGGATATTCCTCGTGCTGCGCAGGCTGTCCATGATCGGCGATACATTGTCGCACGTTACGATTGCGGGTGTGGCGCTCGGATTTCTGATCGAAGTATATCCGCTTGCCGCTGGACTTGTGTTCGCGGTGCTGGCCTCATTTGCGATTGAGAAGCTGCGAAAGGCATATAAAAGTTATGCCGAGCTGTCAATCGCCATTATTATGTCTGGCGGCGTTGCGCTTGCTTCGCTGTTTTTCACCCTAGGAATGGGCTATAATACGGATGTTATGAGTTATTTGTTCGGCAGTATCTACACGCTGGATTCCACGGATATTTATATGGTGGGCGGTGTAACCATCGTTGTCATTGCGGTTGTGGTGATGTTCTTTAAAGAGTTCTTCCTGCTCAGCTTCGAGGAGGATGCCGCCAGTGTCAGCGGACTGCCTGTCAAATGGATGAACATGATCATTACGGTACTGACGGCCCTTGTCGTAAGCACCGCCATCAAAATTGTGGGCGCACTTCTGGTATCCGCATTGTTAGTGATTCCGGTAGCGATCAGTTTACTGCTGGCAAGAAGCTTCCGAAGCTCTATCGTATTATCGGTCATCATCTCCGAAATTGCCGTAATCGGGGGATTGATGCTTGCGGGCGTATTTAATCTGGCACCCGGCGCGACCATCGTGCTGCTGCTGATCAGCCTGCTTATCATTACGCTTGTCGGCAAAAAGGGCTTTACGACATAA
- a CDS encoding cytochrome c biogenesis CcdA family protein, translating into MADINIGIAFAAGFASFISPCCLPLYPSYLSIITGMSVNDLKNDQNRKEVRFRTMTHTLAFILGFSAVYYTLGWGAGLFGEFFTEYQDLIRQLSALLIIVMGLMLIGIFQPKFLMKDRKFNFKSKPTGYIGTFLFGIGFAAGWSPCVGPILTAIIALAASDPGTWFPLITSYSLGFAVPFFILAFFIGSTRWILKYSSTLMKVGGVLMILMGVLLFTDQMYKITIWLQGITPEWLKF; encoded by the coding sequence ATGGCTGATATTAATATCGGCATCGCGTTTGCTGCCGGTTTTGCTTCTTTTATATCTCCATGCTGTTTACCGCTGTACCCGTCCTACTTATCGATTATTACAGGCATGTCGGTTAATGACTTGAAGAACGATCAGAACCGCAAGGAGGTCCGATTCCGGACCATGACGCATACACTTGCGTTCATCCTTGGGTTTTCTGCTGTTTATTATACCCTCGGTTGGGGGGCTGGCCTGTTCGGGGAGTTCTTCACGGAATATCAAGACTTGATCCGTCAGCTTTCTGCGCTGCTGATCATCGTGATGGGACTTATGCTCATTGGCATTTTCCAGCCCAAGTTTTTAATGAAGGACCGGAAATTCAATTTTAAATCCAAACCGACCGGATACATAGGAACATTTCTGTTTGGCATCGGGTTTGCTGCAGGCTGGTCGCCATGCGTCGGCCCGATTTTAACGGCCATCATCGCGCTGGCAGCTTCCGATCCGGGAACCTGGTTCCCGTTGATTACCTCGTACTCCCTGGGGTTTGCAGTGCCTTTTTTCATCCTGGCTTTTTTCATCGGCTCGACCCGCTGGATTCTCAAGTATTCAAGCACGCTGATGAAGGTCGGCGGCGTCTTGATGATATTGATGGGGGTTCTGCTCTTTACAGATCAAATGTACAAAATTACGATTTGGCTGCAAGGCATTACGCCGGAGTGGCTTAAATTTTAA
- the mntR gene encoding transcriptional regulator MntR, with the protein MPTPSMEDYLERIYKLIDEKGYARVSDIAEGLEVHPSSVTKMIQKLDKDEYLIYEKYRGLVLTSKGKKMGKRLMERHHLLEEFLEMIGVQDENIYRDVEGIEHHLSWDSITRIETLVEYFKRDENRLQDLRDVHNELVNES; encoded by the coding sequence ATGCCGACACCTAGCATGGAGGATTATTTGGAGCGCATCTACAAGTTGATCGACGAAAAAGGATATGCGCGCGTTTCGGATATTGCCGAAGGCTTGGAGGTTCACCCCTCATCCGTCACGAAGATGATTCAAAAGCTGGACAAAGACGAATATTTGATCTATGAAAAATATCGCGGTTTGGTTCTGACCAGCAAAGGCAAAAAAATGGGCAAACGGCTCATGGAACGTCATCATTTGCTTGAGGAATTCCTTGAGATGATAGGTGTACAGGATGAAAATATTTATAGGGATGTTGAAGGAATCGAGCATCATTTAAGCTGGGATTCCATTACGAGAATTGAGACGCTTGTGGAGTATTTCAAGCGCGATGAGAATCGACTTCAGGATTTGCGTGACGTTCATAACGAATTAGTCAACGAATCGTAA